From a region of the Calonectris borealis chromosome 2, bCalBor7.hap1.2, whole genome shotgun sequence genome:
- the HEY1 gene encoding hairy/enhancer-of-split related with YRPW motif protein 1 produces MKRAHPEYSSSDSEELDEAVEVEKESADENGNLSSAAGSMSPSTTSQILARKRRRGIIEKRRRDRINNSLSELRRLVPSAFEKQGSAKLEKAEILQMTVDHLKMLHTAGGKGYFDAHALAMDYRSLGFRECLAEVARYLSIIEGLDASDPLRVRLVSHLNNYASQREAASSAHTGIGHIPWGSAFGHHPHISHPLLLAQNGHGNTSTTTSSTEPHHQTRIAAPHAETSSLRVPPNGNVGPVLPVVTSTTKLSPPLLSSMASLSAFPFSFGSFHLLSPNVLSPSAPTQSATLGKPYRPWGTEIGAF; encoded by the exons GAACCTGAGCTCGGCCGCGGGCTCCATGTCTCCCTCCACCACCTCGCAGATCCTGGCCAGGAAGAGGCGTCGAGGG ATCATCGAGAAGCGCCGCCGCGATCGCATCAACAACAGCCTGTCCGAGCTGAGGAGGCTGGTGCCCAGCGCCTTTGAGAAGCAG GGATCAGCCAAGCTGGAAAAAGCAGAGATTCTGCAGATGACTGTCGATCATCTGAAAATGCTGCATACAGCAGGAGGGAAAG GTTATTTTGATGCTCATGCTTTGGCTATGGACTATCGGAGTCTAGGGTTTCGAGAGTGCCTGGCTGAAGTTGCTCGATACCTTAGTATTATAGAGGGTCTGGACGCCTCCGATCCTCTGCGAGTTCGACTTGTGTCTCATCTCAATAACTACGCCTCTCAACGGGAAGCAGCAAGTAGCGCACACACTGGCATTGGACACATTCCTTGGGGCAGTGCCTTTGGACATCACCCTCACATATCTCACCCGTTGCTTCTGGCTCAAAATGGGCATGGTAATACCAGTACTACAACATCTTCCACAGAACCACATCACCAGACCAGAATTGCCGCCCCACATGCTGAAACTTCCTCACTCAGAGTGCCCCCAAATGGCAACGTCGGACCAGTGCTCCCCGTGGTCACATCTACtaccaaactgtctcctcctcttctctcctccatgGCATCTCTGTCTGCATTCCCCTTTTCGTTTGGCTCCTTCCATCTGCTGTCCCCCAACGTGCTGAGCCCGTCTGCACCAACGCAGTCAGCAACCCTTGGCAAACCGTACAGACCCTGGGGGACTGAGATTGGAGCCTTCTAA